In Seriola aureovittata isolate HTS-2021-v1 ecotype China chromosome 24, ASM2101889v1, whole genome shotgun sequence, the following proteins share a genomic window:
- the LOC130165158 gene encoding uncharacterized protein LOC130165158 codes for MSARDYEILNSGTLGRNCIPTGQQLPRTPLSDVKRRLDLDEDSDESLVEPQENTATGARDQYNNDLSRTFDVSTPEKRTESTWETGYLNSMLKGMKGYQLTAGDLEFIVKMKKEENLKKLEGELGEVRRSLQKETMAFEQACASRDMAQADLNKLPSCEELTECAQAVLEMTSPSSEFTDPDAKALLAMVTEEQVQRAVDERRTELSQMEKKLAKKRKNATKERRQLEKQIATEQLKIQILMFQLSDLKSELAQEEEAYEALEVQIKTKEVKHRGKGRKGKHTEEPQDATNHPVAPAGAGEEARNVGLRRSKRIASRS; via the exons ATGTCAGCCAGAGATTATGAAATTCTGAACAGCGGCACTCTTGGAAGGAATTGCATCCCAACAGGCCAACAGCTTCCAAGGACTCCCCTGTCAGATGTAAAGAGACGCCTGGATCTTGATGAAGATTCAGACGAGAGTCTTGTGGAACCACAGGAGAACACGGCG ACAGGCGCCAGAGATCAATACAACAACGACTTGAGCAGGACGTTTGATGTCAGCACTCCTGAGAAAAGAACAG AAAGTACTTGGGAAACTGGTTACCTAAACTCCATGCTGAAAGGGATGAAGGGGTATCAGCTGACAGCAGGTGACTTGGAGTTTATtgtgaagatgaaaaaagaggagaacCTTAAAAAACTGGAG GGAGAGCTGGGAGAGGTGCGGAGGTCATTGCAAAAGGAAACGATGGCCTTTGAGCAGGCGTGTGCTTCCAGGGACATGGCACAGGCTGATCTCAACAAG CTCCCATCCTGCGAAGAGCTCACGGAGTGCGCACAGGCGGTCCTCGAAATGACATCGCCATCTTCCGAGTTCACGGATCCGGATGCCAAGGCTCTCCTGGCCATGGTGACGGAAGAACAAGTCCAGAGAGCCGTGGATGAGAGGAGGACCGAACTCAGTCAGATGGAGAAGAAGCTGGCAAAGAA AAGGAAGAATGCGACTAAAGAGAGACGGCAGCTTGAAAAACAAATTGCCACCGAACAG CTGAAGATACAGATATTAATGTTCCAGTTATCTGACCTGAAGTCTGAACTTGCACAAGAAGAG GAAGCCTATGAAGCTCTTGAGGTGCAGATCAAGACCAAAGAagtgaaacacagaggaaaggggagaaaaggaaaacatacaGAGGAACCCCAAGATGCAACAAACCACCCTGTGGCCCCGGCTGGTGCTGGAGAGGAGGCACGAAACGTTGGTCTGAGAAGATCCAAGAGGATAGCAAGCAGGAGTTga